Below is a window of Amphiprion ocellaris isolate individual 3 ecotype Okinawa chromosome 15, ASM2253959v1, whole genome shotgun sequence DNA.
CTAAGTGGGATGGAAGCACGGCGGCGTGAGAAACGTGTTCTAATGTCCACTGTTTATTCCGTAAATTCGCAGCACTGGCTGTCCGCTGCTCACCGTCCGCCGCTGTGACTGACTGCTTGGAGAATGTGCCGAACCGCCGCTGTCAAGGCAGCAGCAGCCACCGCTCAGGGTCTGACTGGATCTAGGAGAATAAAAGcctggatgaaaaaaaaaagttttattggcTTTTCAAAAGAACCACtagccacacaaacacaatcaagtaaaaaaaaaataatctcctGTGATTTGCAGAGATATTTGTGCAGTGAGATAAGTCAAGATAGGAGTAGCTTAATTACAAAGGAAACTCGTGCTAAATATTATGAGAACAGATACACTGATTAATTGAAAAGCAAAGATACAAATGCAcattgctaaaaataaaaataagcaagcaaaaaactgaaaagaaaaaaatagatagaAAAGTAAATAGTCAATGCTACTCAAGTAATAATGCAATGCTACATTTGACAATGTAATATTGCACacagaaatgaaatattgcacagtaaattgaaatattgcactcTATGCTGAAACTGACATTGAACAGATAATAAGAAAGAATTATTGTGATATTGTTAAGTGAAATTAAGTGTTTTGGCCGTTGTGATTCAGTAATTAACTTTGAAATAGTGCACAAAATTATGTATATAGCATGGCTCTTGATTTAATTGctaattttgctgaattttccCAAGCTTGTTGTATTTCCCTTATGCTAATGCTGTAACATATTAATTCCAATGCTTTTGACAtacaaaattgtattttatcGCCACCAAATTTCCGTTGACActtctcatcttcttcttttgtttagTCTTTGCTTTTGAAGACACAATATTAGGATTTTTTaggaatgtatttatttatttatttttttttatttatttattttttttggcctttttatcaGACAGGTGCagtgaaagagagacaggaaacgggagaagagtcgggagaagacatgcagcaaagggccacgagcgggaatcgaacccgggccactgcgtcggggaccagcctctgtacatAGATCGtctgctcaacgcgttgagctatacgggcgcccatATTAGGATTTTTTAATGCTCGTGAAAATAGCTGTGAATATATTCAGTCTTCAGTCACACTTGCTTTGTCGCCTTTTCTCCAACTGTCTGATAAATCTTTTATTTGTTGGTAGAGAATCTTCACTTCCGGTACTTTTCTTTATTACGGGAACTTGACGGAACAGACCTCCGTGCGCGCTCCCCCGCGAGTGCGCGCTGTGTGCTCTGTGAAGCGTTATGGCAGGCTTTGATGATAGTGTAGACTACAAAGGAAGTGCAAAAGACGAGAATAGCGAGCATGCTGACAAGCCATCCCGTCTGAAAAGTGTGCATTAAGATTTCAGAAGCAATTTCCTCGATCTGAATGATTAAAAGTGCTGGTAGTGAGATGCACGGAGCCCTATTATAGCAGCTGAGTTGTTAATGAAGTCTGAGCTTTGATGCACGACTGATGCAGCCCCTTATTCAAATCATAAAAACATTGATACCACTTAGTACTTATGAAATGAGTAAGTAAAACAGGTAGATTTGAAAATGGTGGAACTCGGTATgtataaataactaaatgaaaGCTTTTTACTTCAAACAGTGCAAATCTATGATTAtctgtagcattttttttactctgttgCTAATTAAATAATTTAGTCATTGTTATTAATTGTCCATGGCTTGTGCCGACCGCGTCACCACTGCGGAACCATTTTTTTAGTCGATGTTTCTGTGACGTTGGTACAATGACGGACATTAGCTCTTCAACATGCGCCATTGACAACAAACGTAGCAGTGTAGCATACGGCGCCTCTGCTACTTTCGTTCATTTTATGCTAGCTTGTTAggagaattatttttttctgtagtaAATAAACGACACATTTCTAAACAATGGAGACTATTTTAGAGCAACAGCGTCGCTACCAcgaagagaaagagaggctaATGGAtgctaaaacaaaagaaatgttacaCAAGAAGTCCACGGTGAGCACTGTCGCTTTATGCTAGCATTAGCTTAAACTTCATGCTTATCTTTATTGCAAACATACATTAAAATGAGCAAACTATTTTCTTCAAATCTTGTTTCAGCTGCGGGAGCAAATTAACTCTGACCATCGAACAAGAGCAATGTTGGATGTAAGTAACAGTTTTGAACTACTATAAACGACTAATACCGGGCGGCTAGTGTTATCATAGGTTATTTAGATAATAACGTTTCCAGAGCTACAGTTAACATGCTGGTAACATTTTAAGGCGGGCTATACATTGTTGCTCAGAGTATCTACGGTAACACAAGACCTGAGCAATATAACTAAATTTACCCAAGTAACACCGTCCAAGAGATGGTGTCCCTGTGAAATGACACTACAAAATTTATCTTAAATGTGCTTAGTATTCCAGGTATCGAAATTAGCTTTACTAGTTTACATAAGTCTGTATTAGTAGAGTATGCTGGAACATTCTGCATACAGTGATCCATTTAAGTCATAAACGAACATTGCAACATCTGTATAGGTTACTCCCATTAAAATATGCCCACTGTACAGCAGCCgcattttaaaactgaaacagaagTTGGAAGTTGAAGGAGCAGATGTCGGAAAAAAAGGTTTTGGAAATACAGTTTCTTCATCCAAACAAATCGGAATTCACGATTGACTGTGTTAATAATGGGGTTTACTGCTATTGTTAATGTTCAACTTTggaaacaaagtaaaacacacATACTAAAAAACAACATTGCATTAGTTTTGTGTGTTGGGAATAAAGTTTTGAAGAGAAAAAATGGGCATATTCAGAGTAAATGATATATTATCCGTTAAACTTTTATTGTAGAATAGTCATGGAAGTGAGACCCatgtcagttttctttttgtaacaagcagagaaaaaaagtcttaacatgatgtgtttgagttgaCTTGCTTTACTTCACATTGCACTTCGAGCAAGGTGAGTTTTGCACGTGTATATTGTTGTGTTGGAATGATATATTGTGCAGTCCTAGTCTGATGGTCTGTTTGTGTTCTGACAGAGGTATATGGAAGTGAGTGGAAATCTCAGAGACTCCTATGAAGACAAAGATGGGTACGTTTTTTTTAGTGACTAACTAAACGACCATActtaagataagtcctttatttctccccacgccaggggaaatttacattgtcacagcagcccatgcAACAGTAGATGTACTTGTCTTCACTCATATACATGTGCTGGATGGATTTCTCCAAATTAgaaattttgtggttttttttttttttttttgtttttttacaaaatgccTGTTATTTGAACTTTTTCACATGTCATTTCAAATGATTTTGTCTAGTTCTTAGTTTTTCCTGTTAAAATTAGAAATGTGGAATATACTCATTATTTCTGTGCTTGTTGTGGATTCTTGGATTCTGTTGGACAGAATGAGGAGGGATGAACTTGCTGCAATCTCAGGACCAAATGAGTTTGCAGAGTTCTACAATAGGCTGAAGCAAATAAAGGAGTTTCACAGGAAGCACCCAAATGAGGTATTTAACTTCATTATAAACAGTGAAGTTAGACATTATATAAACTTTGTAAAACAGAATCTCAGTGActgttttcatgtattttcgGTAGATTTCCATCCCCATGTCTGCAGAGTTTGAGGAGCTGATGAAAGCCAGAGACAACCCCAGTGAGGAGGCTCAGAGTAAGTCCAAATCCAGCTCAAACATTTGCTATCATTTCATCTTTGGTAGGGTTTCTCtcacatcagaaaaaaaaaacaatctccaGCCCAGCAGTGCTAAAAACCAGAGAGGGGGCTATAACAAGGTAGCCGGTCTAATAAGACATGAATAGATCCAGATCAGAAGATCACAGGAAATCAATTGATGCCTGTGGTCAAAGGAAGTTGTTTCAGCAGTAAGAATGATGGCAGTCAGTGGGGAAACTCACAGAATGTAATCACAAAGCTGCACTGCATAAAATTTGCATAGAAACAGTCACAAGTAATAGTTTCTGCCAGCAGTTCTAAAGAGGAAACCTGAAAATCAATggtattagtttttttttctgcatgagGTCAGTCTAGAGCTGCAGTGATTGACACAGCAGTCTGTTGTCATGGAATTACAGCCTGAATAGCTTTGAAGAAATTCAGAGCAATTCTTTAGCTAAAGTACATTTTCTGTGTAACTGACAACTGTGGTAAAGTAGCTAACTTACCTTCTGTTTGGTGAAAATCTTGTGTAGTCTTTTGGACTTATGCATATGTAGTTATTCAATTGTTCCATTTTTGTACAAATGATGTGTggcaaaattacatttcttatCCTGTCTCAAGCTAAAACTACAATTTTCATAGCAACAGTTTCCTGTGGCCTGCAAAGTCCATCAATAATTCTGtagttcaatttttttttcactacatTTGAGCTTAAAGCAGAGAATAATTCAACACCAGTTGTTAAAATTAGGAGTATTATTAGAATAGTTATACATCCTCGCACTggcctgtctgtctttctggtAACTAGAAAGATGACACAGTCACCTCATTCACATAGTTGTGATAAAGCTATGTTATAGTTGACTGAATCCAACCTATTGGTAAAAATGCTACAGATGCTAGTTATTAATCAAGTTTTTAGGAGTGCTTCACCTGCTCGGATCACTTGGTGTCCTTTTGCCATGTTCCCTGTGCTTCATCAGTTAATGTGACTGAACATTATATTGACTGAACTGACTGCTATGAGACTGAAATCACTGTATGTGACAATATGCCTCTTGGCTATTCAGTAACCCCGAGAGAATGTCTGCAATGTGGGGAGGGTGCTGTCGGTAAAAACACAGGGTGAGGGGTGTTGAGAGATGTTCCAAAAAGCTGGTACAGCAAACTTGGGACTTAATCCTGAATTATGAGTTGACCAACCATGAGATTGAGAGCTCAGAAGCTGTGTCCAAAAGCAATCCCTTGTTCATTCATTTACTCTTCCCTGTATTCTAGACAGTCAGTAGTTCACTCCGTAGTGCAAGCAGAACTGTCATGAAGTTGGGTATTGAACCTGGGTTTATGAGTGATGCTCTATCAGGACAACAGAGATAAAACAGATGAGGCACTCATGTGCAGCATCCTGTCAAGATGAAAGCACTGAGATATGTTTACTCAAGAATAGAAAAGAAACtcaaataaaaatgtgctttgaGACAGGTGAAACATATTCAGATTTGACTTCAGTAAACCATAAAAGCTAGGGCAAGGGTGTATGATCTTAGGGTCTAGACTGACCATATGATATGAGCATGTTTCAGAGGAGTCATACACATCACATCACTACAAGCACTGTTTATaggaattttattttgaaagttcaGTTGCTACTCAGCATCTAGTCCCAGACCATTTTGTCTTATGTTTCCCTACCAGAAAGGTGGCCAGGTCACTATTGTGACAGCCAGTGTCATTCAGTTGCCTGTCCAATGAGTCTGTCAGCTAATGTCAGTGGTCTTTGTTCTGCTCAGCAAAAGATCTGCAGTGAGCTGGAAGGCCACTCTaaccagaacctgcagcaggtGGAGAATTGGTTCATGTGCTGCTACGCCAAGCTCATAGTCTGCAGAGCAGGACAAGGACGCCATAAAGTCAGCTTGTGATTAGACTGCTGACTACCATCACCAGCTGTAGTTCTAGATGGTGGAGTTAGAATCCATCCTTATCTGTGGGACAACAGCTCACTGGAGAAGAAGCTGCATATATTGCACACAAAGTACTCAACAATTAAAATATTCCCAGTAGAGCCTTCATTCAGTGGTAACTCACTGGTATTATTTCTCTCATATGTCCTAGAGTTCTGGTGACTCCATATTTTTCTGACACATTACTGCTGAGGAGGTTTTTAGTATATTTGAGCCTGGCTCTCTATTGCTAATTAACTCTGCAGATTAATCTTAGTTGGTTAACACTAGGGCTGCCACTAACGAATCAatgaatcgcctgagcacgatacgttgtcaaaagcggaagtgagcacGCAATGCAACAGCAATCACCGTCCGAGGGGAGCATGTAACACGGACGGACATCTGCGCCGTATCgcacatatattatatatgcacgatacagcgggGATGCTCaggctgtatcgtaaacgcgggcATCCGCGGGTATCcacgtttacgatacagcgcggatgacCACGGTATgtcgtgcatatataatatatgtgcGATGCAGCGCGTATGTCCGTCCGTGTTGCGCGCTCCGCTCGGGCGGTGATTGCTGTTGCATTGCgtgctcacttccgcttttgttgacgtatcgtgctcaggcgatttaTCGATTCGTCGTTAGTGGCAGCCCAAGTTAACACACGGCTCTGAAATGCATTGCTGAGAAAGATCTGTGTATCCTCCACAGACATGGTGGAGTTCACTGATGAGGAAGGATATGGCCGCTACCTTGATCTCCATGACTGCTACCTGAAGTACATCAACTTGAAAGGAGCTGAGGTTATTACCCTTTAAAGTCTGATAATTCTTACTCATAAGTGAAGAATGAAAATCCAAACCGGACCTGTGTTTTTCTAAGTATTCTCTGTGCCATCTCTATTTACAGAAACTGGAGTATATCACCTACCTGTCTTCATTTGACCAGCTGTTTGACATCCCCAAGGAcaggaaaaatgctgaatacaAAAGGTAGGTACATTCTGCTAGCTCCCAATTAAAACTGACCGTGTAGAACTTTAGTTTGAAAGTTTATCCACCTGTAAAGATGAGAGAATAGTCACCCTCCTCATCAATATAGACGCTAATGTGTGCCATTGGTTGTGCAGATATTTAGAGATGGTGCTGGAGTACCTGCAGGACTACACAGACCGGGTCAAACCTCTGCTGGACCAGAACGAGCTCTACGGCAAAGTATTGACAGACTTTGAGAAAAAATGGGATAACGGGACATTTCCAGGCTGGCCTGTAAGTTTTCCTCAAAGGACAAATGTGTGATGAGTTTGAGTTTTGTGATCTGATCTCTCaccttcattgtgttttttttttcatttgactgTAGAAAGAGACAAGTAGTGCTTTGACACATGCCGGAGCTCATCTGGACCTCTCTGCCTTTTCTTCTTGGGAGGTAAAAAAATAACCCTCATACCtaaatatttagcatttaataTTAACATTAAGTTTGCTTGtgcttttactcatgtgtttttcttttgttcttttgtgcagGAGTTGGCCTCTTTGGGTCTGGACAGACTGAAGTCTGCTCTGATGGCGTTAGGACTGAAGTGTGGAGGGTGAGCTTGCAGAACAAAGAACAGTAAAGCTGCTGTGATATTAGCTCTGTTTCAGTGGTGGTTGAACTACCAAACCTACACCTTGCATTACATCCACTTAACTGCACTGACAGTTTGCAAACGTTGATTAGGGAAATTTAAGTCTCAGTTATGTCGGTCAGGCAGAAATGGAGATTcaacaaactgcaggaaaaaataatgaaagaagtTTACCGAAAAATAAGGAGTTCAACGATACAAAGAGTAGAAAACTGCAAAGGTTGAAATCCATTGATTCCATCTCTTCTTTCCTTCAGTTGCCAGCACCACAGCCCCACTTACTATACTACAAGCAACACATGTAAAGGATGACATAAATTGGAAACATCTTCAGAATTACAAACCTTCCGTGCTTCTTTAATACTCAGGTTATGAGGACACGGCTATTAATGGATCTTAGTGATTTTGTATCAACTGATTAATTGTCTTTCATGATTTGGTTGATGAGAAATACAGTCATTGTTGCAGTAGGCATGTGGGACTTGTAGTGCAACTGTCTGATAATATAATGAGGTTTAGTTATACTTGTGTTTAGGTGATCACTGAACACCTGTACACGCTGCACAAACTGTAATCCAGTTTGTCTCATCAAGCGATAGAGGTATCTTATTAGGATTTTCAATAACTTCTCCTACTTTTCAGTGCATGtccaaagcatttttttctgttcattgtgACCATATGCATACCTCATATTATAGGACATGTTGAAACTGATCATTTAGGGCTATGTTCAGTCATAAAGCTGTTAGCTGTGGAGATTTGCAGAAAAATAGTGAATTTAAACAGACTGGCAAattaaagttgtgttttgtaatttgtaaatgtatttttttgttaaagtcaAAGTCAGATTGGCTTAGATTTAGAGATAAAACACAGGGACTAGTTGCGTTTCCATCCACGTATTCTTATGCACATTTTTAGTTTGTGCATATCTTACCCTGAGTGGAAATGCAGAATCGTTTCAAGCTATGTTGAGATGGTgtaattttttgcagttttctgtggTTGCTCCCTTAACACACTTCAAGCTGGTTTAATTCTAAAGCTGCTGACTGTTTCAAGTGGGGTCAGAGTAAGCTAGACCTCTGAAGTGTCTGGCTCCATTTCAGGCATTAGAAACTCACATCTATGTTTCATGATGACGAACTAAAAAGAATGTAGAAACATTTTGGGAATGCCACACTTCTGTGTTAGACTGGAGCACTTCCAGATGCATCCTCTTGTTGTGTAATCTTCTTTTGCTGTGGTTTAAAGGCACCAACTCGAGAATAAGCACCACCTAGTATTTGCCTAACAGTGGCACATGGAACAAgcagtagtttgtgttttctctgaacAGTTCTATTAAAGTTTGGCTAAAATTTCCACTTCATTTGTCCGGAATCCCAGCTTCTGTCACCTGAGGTCTTCAGTGTCTGTACTGGTGAAAGAAACAGATAATATTTCACATCTTGCTTTTAGCTTTCTTAAAGGTTCCCTTATTAATGTTAGGTTTTACCATCAGTTAAGTTGGTTTCAGTTGTCTCTGACTGTGTAGAGAGCTCAGCTGTATctaaaaaagtgttttatctGTGTTTGCAGTCACAAGTCtttcaatgtattttttcagaacATGGAAAATACATGGGGCAAATTGGGTTACTATGACAACAGGCAACCCTGCGCTCTGCCACATTTAACAGTGTGTATAGTGCTTAccaattttctctgttttgatgTTCTTGAAAGCACACTTTAAAAATTCAGTTAGGGCAAATGTCACCCTGTAATGTATGGGGGGGGGGCGACTGATCTTATTGCAGCTTCTCCTGATCCTTAAAACACCGCAAGGTGTCATGGCACCCAGTTTGGGAACAGCTGGTCTGGTGACAAGTGTTCAAACACAAATCATGGAGC
It encodes the following:
- the sf3a3 gene encoding splicing factor 3A subunit 3, with the protein product METILEQQRRYHEEKERLMDAKTKEMLHKKSTLREQINSDHRTRAMLDRYMEVSGNLRDSYEDKDGMRRDELAAISGPNEFAEFYNRLKQIKEFHRKHPNEISIPMSAEFEELMKARDNPSEEAQNMVEFTDEEGYGRYLDLHDCYLKYINLKGAEKLEYITYLSSFDQLFDIPKDRKNAEYKRYLEMVLEYLQDYTDRVKPLLDQNELYGKVLTDFEKKWDNGTFPGWPKETSSALTHAGAHLDLSAFSSWEELASLGLDRLKSALMALGLKCGGTLEERAQRLFSTKGKSLESLDPSLFAKNPKAKGPKKDTERNKEIAFLEAQVYEYVEILGEQRQLTHENVQRKQARTGEEREEEEEEQLSESESEDEDNEIIYNPKNLPLGWDGKPIPYWLYKLHGLNINYNCEICGNYTYRGPKAFQRHFAEWRHAHGMRCLGIPNTAHFANVTQIEDAVSLWAKLKSQKASERWQPDTEEEYEDSSGNVVNKKTYEDLKRQGLL